From the genome of Bacteroides sp. MSB163, one region includes:
- a CDS encoding site-specific integrase: MKATASVILYKSKTLANDEHPIMLRICYNGKRTYKSLKMSCSPRLWNEERGEVRSKHPYSVNMNSIITNELSKLKNLVLDYERRGEPYSAKILANEISKPLPSTKTLLELIDDRVRYFKEEKGEYNTGTGYRTLYNLIQGFSPQRDVELFELNKMWLKEFENYLRATNKRDTSIYKHFCCLKAAINYAIEKGYLARDNNPFIGFEQHLDRRTKKRALTYGELYKLLMYFRMKYSFASVDDIKMSVHGIALPLSAQPFDSDDDKDVRKYWNAYFKRRGCNKIHPTMNSEGLALSLFFASYFLQGMALVDLAKLKWKDIKPLNRMDSNDYYRKVLLGGYHNAEMEKVSNLYYEIEILRSKTSKPTRVIVDGVVLFTTIAPFLPTVDEYDENNYIFGIYEKDCEDEKIKFSRMRYMIYLVNVNLKRVAKKISISEDITFYAARHTYASMLYHNGVSMNLIAQNMGRDVANIETYLKEFDVQKIIDANEVIWKLKDPNFPKIDEP; the protein is encoded by the coding sequence ATGAAAGCGACTGCTAGTGTTATATTGTATAAATCTAAAACGTTGGCAAATGATGAACATCCAATCATGTTGCGGATATGTTATAATGGAAAACGTACTTATAAAAGTTTGAAGATGTCTTGTTCTCCTAGGCTATGGAATGAAGAACGTGGTGAGGTGAGGTCTAAACATCCTTATAGTGTAAATATGAATTCTATAATAACAAATGAATTGTCAAAATTGAAAAACTTAGTGTTAGACTATGAGAGACGTGGAGAACCATATTCTGCAAAAATTTTGGCAAATGAAATTTCTAAGCCTTTACCTTCCACAAAAACTTTGTTGGAATTGATAGATGATAGGGTGAGATATTTTAAGGAAGAGAAGGGTGAATATAATACAGGAACGGGGTATCGTACATTATATAATCTGATACAAGGTTTTTCGCCTCAACGGGATGTGGAATTGTTTGAATTGAACAAAATGTGGTTAAAGGAGTTTGAGAATTATCTTCGGGCTACCAATAAAAGAGATACAAGTATATATAAACATTTTTGTTGTTTAAAAGCTGCGATAAACTATGCAATAGAGAAAGGATATTTGGCACGTGATAATAACCCGTTTATTGGATTTGAACAACATTTGGATAGGCGTACTAAAAAAAGAGCATTAACTTATGGTGAATTATACAAGCTATTGATGTATTTTAGGATGAAATATTCTTTCGCATCTGTTGATGATATAAAAATGTCTGTTCATGGTATTGCATTACCTTTGTCTGCTCAACCTTTTGATAGTGACGATGATAAGGATGTTAGGAAATATTGGAATGCTTATTTTAAAAGACGTGGATGTAATAAGATACATCCGACTATGAATAGTGAAGGTTTGGCTTTATCTCTGTTTTTTGCATCTTATTTTTTGCAGGGGATGGCATTGGTTGATTTGGCTAAGTTGAAATGGAAAGATATAAAACCTTTGAATCGAATGGATTCTAACGATTATTATCGAAAAGTATTACTTGGAGGGTATCATAATGCAGAGATGGAGAAGGTTTCAAATCTGTATTATGAGATTGAGATACTTCGCTCTAAGACATCCAAGCCAACTCGGGTTATTGTGGATGGAGTAGTGCTTTTTACAACAATTGCTCCTTTTCTGCCTACTGTGGATGAATATGATGAAAATAATTATATATTTGGAATATATGAAAAGGATTGTGAAGATGAAAAAATAAAATTTAGTCGTATGAGATATATGATTTATTTGGTGAATGTAAACTTGAAAAGGGTTGCTAAAAAAATAAGTATAAGTGAAGATATAACTTTTTATGCAGCCCGTCATACATACGCTTCTATGTTATATCATAATGGTGTGTCAATGAATTTGATAGCCCAAAATATGGGACGTGATGTAGCTAATATAGAAACTTATCTAAAAGAATTTGATGTTCAAAAAATAATTGATGCGAATGAGGTTATATGGAAACTCAAAGACCCTAATTTCCCTAAAATAGATGAACCTTAA
- a CDS encoding NUMOD3 domain-containing DNA-binding protein, producing MTKRVSREASDATKFKQSLAKQGTNNPNYGKQRDDSTKQKISDALKKYWLSIPKSDSLQQ from the coding sequence ATGACAAAAAGAGTAAGCAGAGAAGCAAGTGATGCAACGAAATTCAAACAGAGTTTAGCAAAGCAAGGTACAAACAACCCCAATTATGGTAAACAACGGGATGATAGTACAAAACAAAAAATCAGTGATGCACTAAAAAAGTATTGGCTGTCAATTCCAAAGTCAGATAGTTTACAACAATAA
- a CDS encoding SH3 beta-barrel fold-containing protein gives MVNLTIVNNSTAVRANVIAIRTNSIEIGLLKAMMIENLKEKMKNGIAHFIFQKKNGELRECWGTTQAALAKAMCNGNGESREVFKTTAFFDVTKGEWRSFRWESLIQVF, from the coding sequence ATGGTAAATCTTACAATAGTCAACAATTCAACAGCAGTTAGAGCTAATGTCATTGCAATTCGTACTAATTCTATTGAAATCGGTTTGTTAAAAGCCATGATGATTGAAAATTTGAAAGAAAAGATGAAAAACGGTATTGCACATTTTATCTTTCAAAAGAAAAATGGTGAACTACGAGAGTGTTGGGGTACAACACAAGCAGCATTGGCAAAGGCAATGTGCAACGGAAATGGAGAATCACGAGAAGTATTTAAAACGACAGCTTTTTTTGATGTAACAAAAGGGGAATGGAGGTCCTTCAGGTGGGAATCTTTAATCCAAGTCTTTTAA
- a CDS encoding tyrosine-type recombinase/integrase yields the protein MSLKNSYVTSDYMEWDSMLSLVRKLYRDKEYRMSLLIGCGSFFGLRISDILTLTWSMLLDDEKFVIVEKKTGKRREIKINSNFQKHIADCCMALNIIDKNEKCFISRKKTVYSTQRINVLFKSIKSKYGLKVEHFSTHSMRKTFGRKVVEAAGENSEFALIKLSELFNHADVMTTRRYLGLRTQELLETYDMLSF from the coding sequence ATGAGTTTAAAAAATAGCTATGTTACTTCGGATTACATGGAATGGGATTCAATGTTATCATTGGTTAGAAAGTTGTATCGTGATAAAGAATACCGTATGTCTTTGTTGATTGGCTGTGGCTCTTTCTTTGGGCTACGCATATCGGATATTCTTACTCTTACATGGTCTATGTTGTTAGATGATGAAAAGTTCGTTATTGTAGAAAAGAAAACGGGTAAAAGACGGGAAATAAAAATTAATTCAAATTTTCAAAAGCATATTGCTGACTGTTGTATGGCTTTGAATATAATAGATAAAAATGAAAAGTGCTTTATTAGTCGTAAAAAGACGGTGTATAGTACACAAAGAATCAATGTACTGTTCAAGTCAATAAAAAGCAAATATGGATTGAAGGTGGAACATTTTTCTACCCATTCAATGCGAAAAACATTCGGGCGTAAGGTTGTTGAGGCTGCTGGGGAAAACTCGGAATTTGCCCTTATCAAATTGTCGGAATTGTTTAATCATGCTGATGTAATGACTACACGGAGATATTTAGGGTTACGGACACAAGAATTGTTAGAAACCTATGATATGCTCAGTTTTTAA
- a CDS encoding patatin-like phospholipase family protein, which produces MNKIALALILLILPFSLAYTSPRKKVGIVLSGGGAKGVAHIGVIKALEELNIPIDYIAGTSIGAIIGGLYSIGYTSEQLETIVKQTDWINLLTDKVSREKIPFPFKSNDSKYLVSFPFNNSKKNGGIIKGKNISQLLHQLTEGYQNVTNFDSLPIPFACIATDMARNQKEVIRFGKLSEAMRASMAVPIVFSPIYSGQKVLIDGGFKDNLPIDVVKAMGADIIIGIDVQSELSDADNLHSIAGIANQLMLMICQSSLDGSTKDIDAYVKVDVENYNAASFTKAAIDTLIIRGENAAKANYNTLLSIKNRIGIVNNKRNNKAQLPLFYPQYVPSNDNQLRIGLRFDSEDIAAVMLNINLNKHKFGKAEIAVRGGKQSFLRTQYHFPISKPQWITLSNQIGYNDIFLYSHGYKISNPTFIRNTSSLIYSITPSRNLQMEVGASLDYHRYYRTLASEDATLMKRKNLFLNYHTKLKYETLDKRYFPTKGLKTNISYTIYTDLHTSTAYSSLATQITKIFPIALNTFIIPTIYGRFIFNDGIPLMYSNVIGGEGYNPHYEQQIPFSGLLHTESTLKLLGNARIQIRHKFHEKQYLTLSGNYAIHQNQFSNFLQGKKIYGTSIGYGYDSPLGPIEGFICYSNRTNKLGFYLNIGFGF; this is translated from the coding sequence ATGAATAAAATTGCACTTGCACTTATTTTATTAATATTACCATTCTCTTTAGCCTATACATCACCACGAAAAAAGGTAGGCATCGTTTTAAGTGGTGGTGGAGCTAAAGGGGTTGCGCATATTGGGGTAATAAAAGCTCTTGAAGAATTAAATATACCTATTGATTATATTGCAGGAACAAGCATCGGAGCTATTATTGGCGGATTGTATTCTATAGGTTACACATCCGAACAATTAGAAACAATAGTAAAACAAACAGATTGGATAAATTTGCTTACTGATAAAGTTTCACGCGAAAAAATTCCTTTCCCCTTTAAATCCAATGATAGCAAATACCTTGTATCATTCCCATTCAACAATAGTAAGAAGAATGGAGGCATAATAAAAGGGAAGAATATATCACAGTTATTACATCAACTTACAGAAGGTTATCAAAATGTAACCAATTTTGATAGCCTTCCAATTCCTTTTGCATGCATTGCCACAGATATGGCAAGAAACCAAAAAGAGGTCATTCGCTTTGGCAAACTTTCAGAGGCAATGCGAGCTAGTATGGCTGTTCCCATTGTTTTTTCACCAATATATTCAGGACAGAAAGTTTTAATTGACGGAGGATTTAAAGATAATCTGCCAATTGATGTTGTTAAAGCGATGGGAGCAGATATTATTATCGGTATTGATGTACAATCTGAATTATCAGATGCAGACAACTTGCATTCGATTGCAGGAATAGCCAACCAGCTTATGCTAATGATTTGCCAATCATCACTTGACGGAAGCACTAAGGATATAGATGCTTATGTAAAAGTTGATGTAGAAAACTATAATGCTGCAAGTTTTACAAAAGCCGCAATAGACACTCTTATTATAAGAGGAGAAAATGCCGCAAAAGCCAATTACAATACATTATTATCAATCAAGAATAGAATAGGCATAGTAAATAATAAAAGAAATAATAAAGCCCAATTACCCTTGTTTTATCCGCAATATGTTCCAAGCAATGATAATCAACTAAGAATTGGACTAAGATTCGATAGCGAGGATATTGCAGCAGTGATGCTTAATATCAATTTGAATAAACATAAATTCGGGAAAGCCGAAATAGCGGTAAGAGGAGGAAAACAATCTTTCCTCAGAACCCAATATCATTTCCCCATATCCAAACCACAATGGATAACACTTTCAAATCAAATTGGTTACAATGACATATTTTTATATAGTCATGGATACAAAATATCTAATCCAACCTTTATACGGAATACTAGCAGTCTAATTTACTCTATTACACCTTCAAGAAACCTTCAAATGGAAGTTGGAGCTTCATTAGATTATCATCGGTATTATAGGACATTGGCAAGTGAAGATGCAACACTGATGAAACGAAAAAATTTATTTCTTAATTATCACACGAAATTGAAATATGAAACTTTAGACAAAAGATATTTTCCGACTAAAGGTCTGAAAACTAATATTTCTTATACAATATATACCGATTTGCATACCAGCACTGCATACTCATCACTTGCTACCCAAATCACTAAGATATTTCCAATCGCACTAAATACATTTATTATACCGACAATATACGGAAGATTTATTTTTAATGATGGTATTCCGCTTATGTACAGTAATGTCATTGGTGGAGAAGGATATAATCCACATTACGAGCAACAAATACCTTTTTCAGGGCTGCTCCATACAGAATCCACCCTGAAATTATTGGGAAATGCACGAATCCAAATAAGACATAAATTCCATGAAAAGCAATATCTTACCTTATCAGGAAATTATGCTATCCATCAAAATCAGTTTTCTAATTTCCTTCAAGGTAAAAAAATATATGGAACAAGCATCGGATATGGTTACGATAGTCCATTGGGACCTATAGAAGGATTTATATGTTACTCCAATAGGACTAACAAACTGGGATTTTATCTTAATATCGGATTTGGATTTTAA
- a CDS encoding helix-turn-helix domain-containing protein has translation MTNIEDFVIQKVKAMRMERKWSQVELADYMNLSPSFIADIENPKRRAKYNLNHLNELAKVFSCSPKDFLPDTPLKNEK, from the coding sequence ATGACTAATATAGAAGATTTTGTAATACAAAAGGTAAAGGCTATGAGGATGGAAAGAAAGTGGTCACAAGTAGAATTGGCAGACTATATGAATCTTTCTCCAAGTTTCATTGCAGATATTGAGAATCCTAAACGGAGAGCGAAATATAATCTCAATCATTTAAATGAGTTGGCTAAAGTTTTTAGTTGCTCTCCTAAAGACTTCTTGCCTGATACACCATTAAAAAATGAAAAGTAG
- a CDS encoding low molecular weight protein-tyrosine-phosphatase codes for MKRILFVCLGNICRSSSAEGVMNHLVSEAGLEDQFVIDSAGILSYHRGELPDSRMRAHAIRRGYELTHRSRPVQTEDFYNFDLIIGMDDRNIEDLKDRAPSPEEWKKIHRMTEFCTRFTHADYVPDPYYGGAEGFEYVLDLLEDACAGLLEHLK; via the coding sequence ATGAAAAGAATACTTTTTGTTTGCCTGGGTAATATTTGCCGTTCTTCCTCTGCGGAAGGTGTGATGAATCATTTGGTTTCAGAAGCCGGACTGGAAGACCAGTTTGTGATAGACTCTGCCGGTATTCTCTCTTATCATCGAGGAGAGTTACCTGACAGTCGGATGCGTGCTCACGCTATTCGTCGAGGTTACGAACTCACACATCGTTCGCGTCCCGTACAGACGGAAGACTTTTATAACTTCGATTTGATAATAGGGATGGATGACCGGAATATTGAAGATTTGAAAGACCGTGCGCCCTCCCCTGAAGAATGGAAGAAGATACACCGTATGACGGAATTCTGTACTCGCTTTACGCATGCTGACTACGTGCCCGATCCGTATTATGGTGGGGCGGAAGGATTTGAATATGTGCTCGACTTGCTGGAGGATGCTTGTGCCGGGCTGTTGGAACATCTGAAATAA